The Juglans regia cultivar Chandler chromosome 1, Walnut 2.0, whole genome shotgun sequence nucleotide sequence GCCATACAAATAAATTAGATTATTGCCCTACCATATACCGTCTGAACAGCTTTATGAGACAGTATTTAATCAGacgttataaattatatacgtACGTTCACATGAAAACTAAACGCTCGGACATATAGAGTggtttaaatttagagatgagttgagatggattgtgaataatataataaaagttgaattatttattatattttgtacaggaatttaggaaaattatttttgaatttgaaaaagttgaattgtttattatattttgtgtggaaatttgataaagttgtaatgatgagatgagatgagttgaagtggattttgaatgcaaacaaggTTAAAAAACGTTATTTCATTTACAAAATGATTACATGCATACAAATTATAACAACCATTGTAACATTTAATTACTTTcgaatatatgttatataacattaatttaCATACATTTGAATGTTTATCTATGCATGTTCAACCGTAACGTTTAGATCATGTCCGAAtaatgtaaatatcatatttcaaCCCAATCCGGCCGTTTAATTTGTgactgttttttttaatttacatatatttgtttttagcaaatccaaaatatatataaaaaaaaaaaaaaaagaaaaaaaaaagaagaagaagaaaggaaagacaGAAtaccttattatatatatatatatggctagtATAGCTTACAATTATATTGGTTCACCACTCAGGTCATCACGCATGCAAGCATGACGACGGGGGTGCAACGTCTAACTGTTTTCTAAACCTATGAATGAACTTATTCCATGCTGCatgcatatttgagattttGCATTTAATTAAGCATATTCAAAAGGAAGctggttaattaattataattagcaCAAGCAGGAGGGTTCAATTTGCCAGAAGCTGAAGGCTTCAACACGTTCTTGCACTCGGATGTAATAGGGCCATCCTTTCCATTGTATTGCAAGCTAATGTCGCTCATCTGCACATTCTTGCAGGGAATGCGTCTGCTACATGTAAGCTTCACAGCCAGCTTAGTTGCGGATGTTCCCCGAATGTTCTTGAAGCTGACATTGCTAATCTTGACACGTGATGGAACctatttatgcatgcatgcaaattaaCGAAGTCATTAATCACAAATACCAAAATTAGTACTAATCTTAACTATTAGTTtcagaaaatattgtttttttaagtaattaattaattatgtaccTCTGCTTTGCAGTGATCATAAGGGCAATACTCTTGGTCTATAAGAAGAGGAGTGCTGACATTGTTCATCACAATATCCTCAAAAAGCAAATGTGAAGCAACACCGCTAGGAGAATCTGGCCATGTTTTTACCCTAACACCGAACATTGTGCTGGTGAGGGTACAGTTCCTCACTGTAACTCCCCTAACAGGTTGTTCGTTATGGTACTTTCCTAAGCTTCCAACGCTAATGCCATGTCCAGGTCCACATGTCACCTTTTCAATGTTAATTTGTTGGCTTCCATCACCAAGAGAGACACAGTCATCCCCTGTTTTGATGTCTGCGCCAGTAACATTGATCCCGGATGACAAGCCAATATGAATTCCGTCTGTGTTTAGGCTTTCTTGAGGCGCTCTGATTATAATATGTTGGAGGGTCACGTTCTTGCACTGCAATATGTTCATGTGAAACAACTTGCTGTTCAGCGAACTTATGTCCTGAATCTTCGAGTTGGTGATCGAAGTGAATGCCAAATTCTGCGCATAAAACcaaagaattataatatttaggcTTATTATACGCATTATGTgccatattgaaaaaaaaaaaaacaacattaacatatatatatatatatgtatgtatgtatgcatgtgagATGGTACGTACAATGGGCATTGAATTGCATGTCCCAGTTTTTGAACAGTTATTTTGGGACCAAGCAAGTGATCCTTGGCCATCGAAAGTTCCTGCTCCTGAGACCATCAATCTGTCGATGTTTTGGAAACTGATCCAGCCGTTAGGGGAGTTGAAAATGTTGAGGTCTATTGGAGAAAGAAGGTTTCCTTGAACCTGAAGACTGACTGGTGCCTTGCACGGTCCTTGGAACGTTAATGAACCAACCATGTATTTCCCGTTTGGTATCAAAACAGTGCTAGGATCTGTCGACACGCATGCCGCCTTCCAAGCAGTACTGATTGCCTAATCAAAGACCACCATTAATCccagaaattaattaaaagaagagaaataagagagatatttatatatatatatatatatatatatatatatgtcacgtTAATATCTTCGAAATCCAAATGACATGAAGAACAATCGAGTTACATGCATGCAATTGCTTTTACCTGGCTATCATCTGACTTGCCATCCGCCTTTGCTCCAAAGTTTTTTATGTTGAAATCTGCACCATGGGCTATTCTGATAACTGAAAGCAAGATTAATATTAGGAGACATGTTGCTCCGGCCATGAGATGATCAGTATTTTTTGAAACCAtgtttggatttcttttttttcttttttttctatggTAAAAGTCTTTGCTTCTTTTTAGCTTGAATTGTTAGGACGGAGATGCGAGTTTCCCAACGATCGATAGGGggtttcatttatatataatatgtagcaGAGTAATAGATCATGATATTGCTCAACGCCACAAGAACTTCAAAAACCTAATATTAGGTTGGCTTATCTACAACCATTCAAACGTACGGTCAAATTATACCTTCCATTTTATCAGAAACCACTTGTGTGGTTGAAGACGATGATTATGGATCTCCAGCCAACGTAAAGACCTTATAAACTATGACTTTCGCATATAGTTGAACTGCAGGCCTAGGCCAGGAACCAACATAACTTGGTCTTTATTTAAGTTTGACTAAATTAGTTgacaatattataattattacacAATCTCTTCAGTCTATATATACCTGAGCTGTCTATATATGGTAGGTTTTTCTTCGTTGTTCAGGgaccaacaaaagaaaataatggcCCTAACCATATATTTAGAgaaagaataattattctcctcagtcactatttactacCCCACAccctataagaaaaaaaaaaaactgtcagaTGTAAAGTGTGAAggtgaatagtgattgatgtaTAGTAAAACCAGCATGGCGCAATTGCTGTGGCAATGTTGGCAATGCTGTCTTTTATAAACCTTATAAGTAGTTAGTCAGGTGCTGGTCTTGTTGCCATATATGTAATGTGCTACGTTAAGCTTGATGTAGTAACAGCATGGGTGTCAGTACACGTTCAAAATTGAATGAAAGAAATGGTATGTACATTGTATTGTTTACAGTGCCCTTCAGAAACATTGTATCCTCGGGAACTCTCCTACACATTTTCCCCAGCAAACGATTACTAAAGAACGCATGGACACGTACAATGTTTTGGCAGTCAACTACATCCATGTAGTTTCTATGTATCCATGTATTAGTTCCAGGTGTGTGTTTTATCTATTGGCACAGACGAACACAAAAATAGGTAGATGGCATCATTTCCCAGCTACAGGTACTTCAAAATGAGGTTCTGTTCTCGGTGGCAGACTTGATCCGGCCTATGAAATCATCAATCGTCAATGTCCCAAGCTCTCCACCAAACCTAGATCTAATAGTTACAGTTTGCATCTCAACTTCCTTGGGGCCCACAACAGCCATTAATGGGATTCTCTGCTTCTCTGCATTTCTAATGAGTTTTGGCAAACGCTCTCCATGGCAAACTTCAGCTCGAATACCgtttgttttcaatttcttcGTCACCTCATTGCAGAATTCAAGCTGTGTAAAGACATGGAACTATTTATTTAGTACTATCTTCAAACCTTCTTGGTTGCGCATGAAATTAAGATGGcctttttgtaaaaatgtataCTATCTATCGGGAGCAGAATTGTTTCTTAGAATTTCGTGAAATATTCCCATTTCGAAATTTATGGTGATGGCTGCCGTACTTGAGCGGCCCCATTTACTATGAGGAAATTACGCCTCAGATTATGCAATATACAAAAAGGGCAATTCAAATTGCATAGGCAACCAAAAATGATCAAGAAATCTACCCAATAGATTCTGAAATTCAGAAGCATGTGTAATATATACCTGGATGTCTGTAACTGGTAAAACTCGAGCTTGGACAGGAGAAAGCCATAATGGAAAATCCCCTGCATAATGTTCTATGAGAACTCCAAAGAATCGCTCCAAGGATCCAAGAACTGCTCTGTGGATCATGATAGGCCGCTTCTTTTCTGAGTTCGAATCAACATATGTGATGTCAAACCGCTGCGGTAAATTAAAATCAACCTGTAAAGTTTGtcaaaaaaagatatattaataacCATAAGAggtcatttataaaattcaaaacagTTTTTTAACCTAAACCAATCAATCCATACACATTAAATTCTGCAAATTTTGAGTTCAGAAATTGCCTGTATGGTTGAGCACTGCCACTTCCTTCCTAGAGCATCTTCAATCTTAAGATCTATCTTTGGACCATAAAAAGCACCACCACCTTCATCAAGTTCATAGCTCCACCCTTTATCATCCAAAGCATCTCTAAGGGCAGATGTTGCTTTCTCCCATATATCATCACCTCCAACAGCTTTCTCTGGCCTCGTAGAGAGATTTACTTCATACTTGCTAAAACCAAATTGCAGTAATATTTCTTCTGTAAGATCTAGGACACCCCTGATTTCATCTTTGATTTGATCCTCTAAGCAAAAGATGTGTGCATCATCCTGCAAAAGAGATCCCAAGGTTGAACCAAAAACTATATAGATTGTGCGATTTTGAGACAACAGAGTGCAAAAGTCTATCCAACTGTTGTGCTATATTACAGTCACTATAAACCATAGAACAAGCAGACTTTGAATAATACTGCACCTGGGTGAAACCTCTTACACGGAAGAGGCCATGTAAACTCCCAGATAATTCATATCTATATACCGTTCCCAACTCAGCAACCCTAATAGGAAAATCCCGATAAG carries:
- the LOC109012634 gene encoding exopolygalacturonase clone GBGA483-like, giving the protein MVSKNTDHLMAGATCLLILILLSVIRIAHGADFNIKNFGAKADGKSDDSQAISTAWKAACVSTDPSTVLIPNGKYMVGSLTFQGPCKAPVSLQVQGNLLSPIDLNIFNSPNGWISFQNIDRLMVSGAGTFDGQGSLAWSQNNCSKTGTCNSMPINLAFTSITNSKIQDISSLNSKLFHMNILQCKNVTLQHIIIRAPQESLNTDGIHIGLSSGINVTGADIKTGDDCVSLGDGSQQINIEKVTCGPGHGISVGSLGKYHNEQPVRGVTVRNCTLTSTMFGVRVKTWPDSPSGVASHLLFEDIVMNNVSTPLLIDQEYCPYDHCKAEVPSRVKISNVSFKNIRGTSATKLAVKLTCSRRIPCKNVQMSDISLQYNGKDGPITSECKNVLKPSASGKLNPPACANYN